A genomic stretch from Spongiibacter nanhainus includes:
- a CDS encoding aldehyde dehydrogenase family protein, translated as MTDADYAVAKLYIDGQLCDAEGQRLYDNVSPLTEAVVGRAADASLADAHRALDAARQAFDHSDWSRDHSYRLECLRRFVAGLHTHIDWLRGAVAADTGTTQMFVNGPQCDGPVSMASWPLNYLEGFQWQRDIGDYEVMGITSRRRVWKEAAGVVAAISPWNFPIQINLAKCIPALAAGCTVVLKAAPETPWSASVLGKIAADAGLPAGVFNVLTASDPAEIGELLSRDPRVDVVSFTGSTAVGRQVMKNAADTVKRVFLELGGKSAMVVLEDADLATALFGTFSVCAHSGQGCAITTRLLVPRRKLAEAEELVKAYLGGLSYGSEDTSGEMQGPLISARQRDRVLSYIEKGKQEGAKLIFGGGVPSHIERGFFVEPTVFSEVDNSMTIAREEIFGPVLVMIPYDGEDEALQIANDSIYGLSAAVYAGSDERALDFASRLRTGTVNINGGNFLGPDAPFGGYKQSGVGREMGPEGFEEYLETKTLALAV; from the coding sequence GTGACTGATGCCGACTACGCCGTGGCCAAACTGTATATCGACGGCCAGCTTTGCGATGCCGAGGGGCAGCGCCTTTACGACAATGTTAGCCCTCTGACAGAAGCTGTGGTGGGGCGTGCCGCCGACGCCAGTTTGGCAGACGCCCATCGAGCGTTGGACGCTGCAAGGCAGGCCTTTGATCACAGTGACTGGTCCCGGGATCACAGCTACCGTCTAGAGTGTTTGCGCCGCTTTGTGGCGGGACTACACACCCATATCGACTGGCTGCGCGGTGCAGTAGCTGCAGACACCGGCACTACCCAGATGTTTGTTAACGGCCCCCAGTGTGACGGCCCAGTGAGTATGGCGTCCTGGCCCCTGAACTATCTTGAAGGCTTCCAGTGGCAGCGGGATATTGGTGACTACGAGGTGATGGGGATCACCAGCCGGCGCCGGGTTTGGAAGGAAGCGGCCGGCGTGGTGGCGGCGATTTCGCCTTGGAACTTTCCCATTCAGATCAATTTAGCCAAGTGCATCCCCGCTCTGGCGGCAGGGTGCACGGTGGTACTTAAGGCCGCGCCGGAAACTCCCTGGTCGGCCAGTGTATTGGGCAAGATTGCCGCCGATGCCGGGCTGCCGGCGGGGGTCTTTAATGTACTAACCGCCTCTGATCCGGCTGAGATTGGCGAATTACTGAGCCGCGATCCCCGGGTGGATGTGGTGTCCTTTACTGGCTCGACAGCCGTGGGGCGGCAGGTGATGAAGAACGCCGCCGACACCGTCAAGCGGGTGTTCCTAGAGCTGGGGGGCAAGTCCGCGATGGTGGTGCTGGAGGATGCCGACCTGGCCACCGCCCTGTTTGGCACTTTCTCAGTATGTGCCCATAGTGGCCAGGGCTGTGCCATTACTACTCGCCTGCTGGTGCCCCGCCGTAAACTGGCGGAGGCCGAGGAGCTGGTGAAAGCCTACCTCGGCGGCCTCAGCTATGGCAGTGAGGATACCAGTGGCGAAATGCAGGGGCCGCTGATTTCGGCCCGGCAGCGTGACCGGGTGTTGTCCTATATCGAAAAAGGCAAGCAGGAAGGGGCCAAACTGATCTTCGGTGGCGGTGTGCCCAGCCATATCGAGCGGGGCTTCTTTGTTGAGCCGACGGTGTTTTCTGAGGTGGACAACAGCATGACCATCGCTCGGGAGGAAATCTTTGGGCCTGTGCTGGTGATGATTCCCTACGACGGCGAAGATGAGGCCCTGCAGATTGCTAACGACTCTATTTATGGCTTGTCCGCCGCCGTGTACGCCGGCAGTGATGAGCGTGCTTTGGACTTTGCCAGCCGGCTGCGCACCGGCACCGTGAACATCAATGGCGGCAACTTCCTCGGGCCCGATGCCCCCTTCGGCGGCTACAAACAAAGTGGTGTCGGCCGGGAGATGGGCCCCGAAGGCTTTGAAGAATATCTGGAAACCAAGACTCTGGCGCTGGCTGTTTAG
- a CDS encoding NAD(P)-dependent oxidoreductase, which produces MLNVGFIGLGNIGKPMAENLAKKATDHGLSLQVYDVMPEPVADLVALGATAADSPLDIARDCDLVGICVRHDQDVEDLLYGKGGTPGMFEQARSGAIYAIHSTVTRDNIVRWAGDAGRYHMHVVDAPITGGAAVAAEGGLCVMLGTEPAIAERLKPMLDCVSTTVVAAGRPGDGTVLKLANNLMNYIAFTAASEGTALVKAAGVDVEKLYAVGEANKVLSPMAKQFVSGRDMMLEAASESDVRAIFEPFATLAEKDLDHALSLAGQLGISLPCGETARAGIFHSFLHAITPEGDRG; this is translated from the coding sequence ATGCTCAACGTCGGCTTTATCGGGCTCGGCAATATCGGCAAGCCCATGGCGGAAAATCTGGCAAAAAAAGCGACCGATCACGGTCTGTCCCTGCAGGTCTACGACGTGATGCCAGAGCCGGTTGCAGACCTGGTTGCCCTGGGCGCCACCGCCGCGGACTCGCCGCTGGATATCGCCCGGGACTGCGATCTGGTGGGGATCTGTGTGCGTCACGACCAGGATGTGGAAGATCTTTTATATGGCAAGGGCGGTACCCCGGGAATGTTTGAACAGGCCCGCTCAGGCGCGATTTACGCCATTCACAGCACTGTCACCCGGGACAATATCGTGCGCTGGGCCGGGGACGCCGGTCGCTACCACATGCATGTGGTGGATGCACCCATTACCGGTGGCGCTGCGGTGGCCGCTGAGGGCGGCCTGTGCGTGATGTTGGGTACCGAACCGGCCATCGCCGAACGCCTTAAGCCGATGTTGGACTGTGTTAGTACCACGGTGGTAGCCGCAGGCCGGCCCGGTGATGGCACGGTGTTAAAATTGGCCAACAATTTAATGAACTATATCGCCTTTACCGCCGCCAGTGAGGGTACTGCCCTGGTCAAGGCGGCGGGGGTGGATGTGGAAAAACTCTACGCCGTGGGGGAGGCCAACAAAGTGCTGTCCCCTATGGCCAAACAGTTTGTGAGTGGCCGGGACATGATGCTGGAGGCCGCCTCGGAATCCGACGTTCGCGCTATTTTTGAGCCCTTTGCCACCCTGGCGGAGAAAGATCTGGACCATGCCCTGTCCCTCGCCGGGCAATTGGGCATATCGCTGCCCTGTGGCGAGACCGCTCGGGCGGGCATTTTCCACAGTTTTCTCCACGCCATTACTCCCGAGGGTGATCGGGGGTGA
- a CDS encoding cytochrome P450 codes for MTGAAIEFNPYSHAVHDDPYPYYKRLREEDPVHYNKEHGFWLFTKWDDCQAAFKDFKTYSSSNGVALEADQNATSGYPMFINMDPPDHTRIRKLLSGLMVPQRIRRLEDYTRQKAVALLEPHLARGELDLIQDFSAILPMDVISTMIHVPESDQADVRQWADDLIYREDGQFGLNDRNINAYMKIAGYFDELARSLAGRPHDPDDMFSCVLQAERDGKMTHDDVIGFGILLAVAGNETTTKLIGNMGFRLWQHPEQRQRLVDHPERIGDGVEETLRYDGSSQMIGRTAMRDVEVRGRKIKAGDRVGLCIISASRDEERYERAEEYDVFRGARDHMAFGTGIHSCLGAALARLEVRVCFEELLKRIPHYDIDMSRSDRTHNPNVRGFTTLPITFEPVV; via the coding sequence ATGACTGGCGCTGCCATTGAATTTAATCCCTATTCCCACGCCGTCCACGACGACCCCTACCCCTATTACAAACGGTTGCGGGAGGAAGATCCGGTCCACTACAACAAGGAGCACGGATTCTGGTTGTTCACCAAGTGGGACGACTGCCAGGCGGCCTTTAAGGATTTTAAAACCTACAGCAGCAGTAACGGTGTGGCCTTGGAGGCGGATCAAAACGCCACCAGTGGCTACCCGATGTTTATCAACATGGATCCGCCCGATCACACCCGGATTCGGAAGTTACTGTCTGGGCTGATGGTGCCCCAGCGTATTCGCCGCTTGGAGGACTACACCCGGCAGAAGGCTGTCGCCCTGCTGGAGCCTCACCTGGCCCGGGGCGAGCTGGATTTGATCCAAGATTTCAGCGCCATCCTGCCCATGGATGTGATCTCCACCATGATTCATGTCCCCGAGTCTGACCAGGCGGATGTCCGGCAGTGGGCGGATGACCTGATTTACCGGGAGGACGGCCAGTTTGGTCTCAACGACCGCAATATCAATGCCTATATGAAAATCGCTGGCTACTTTGACGAGCTTGCCCGCTCGCTGGCAGGTCGTCCCCACGATCCCGACGATATGTTCAGTTGCGTGTTGCAGGCCGAGCGGGACGGCAAGATGACTCACGACGACGTGATCGGTTTTGGTATTTTGCTGGCTGTGGCCGGCAACGAAACCACCACCAAGTTGATCGGCAATATGGGTTTTCGTTTGTGGCAGCACCCAGAGCAGCGCCAGCGTCTGGTGGATCATCCCGAGCGCATCGGCGACGGAGTAGAGGAAACCCTGCGCTACGACGGCTCCTCCCAGATGATTGGCCGTACTGCGATGCGGGATGTGGAAGTGCGGGGCCGTAAAATCAAAGCGGGTGATCGGGTCGGCCTGTGCATTATTTCCGCCAGCCGGGATGAAGAGCGCTATGAGCGCGCCGAGGAATACGACGTCTTTCGCGGAGCCCGGGATCATATGGCCTTTGGCACCGGCATTCACTCCTGCCTGGGGGCGGCCCTGGCGCGCTTGGAAGTGCGGGTGTGTTTTGAGGAACTGCTGAAACGCATCCCTCACTACGATATCGATATGTCCCGTTCGGACCGTACCCACAACCCCAATGTACGCGGGTTTACCACCCTCCCCATCACTTTTGAGCCAGTCGTGTAG